A genome region from Macrobrachium rosenbergii isolate ZJJX-2024 chromosome 42, ASM4041242v1, whole genome shotgun sequence includes the following:
- the boss gene encoding metabotropic glutamate receptor 3 isoform X2 codes for MKITAPRWWALWASTLLLSPAGSSALWGWSEESSCQMQRSFPPEPSDVYITGLVGVHGGGRCGLVDPAGVQMMEAARWTASKLGQVEFIPGTTVGVTTYDTCGGDDAVLRAGIAGMVQGGYLDETQCNIHPHVGVLHTHPENEQLASFLEDLDVPSVGVTSADLTPQLEALMPLLLRLNWTSVVVAAPSVKVLKQFGHLAARYRICVGAEAILPYTTSDQKVYRSVLEILETGETGGAVLIGPQDRLHAALSAAAVFNNTSFDWVLAPTGPIQEDVFQGLNSVASGVLALRRASQSVPEFGEHFKNVASLDPTLYPYFDPEDYVEEPAVFQVVEGVFKMGAGIRRSVEEHCGGNGWCANATLSLSDPETDGLDVIEALSIKSQRPRYQILLLSPDESTRLTFTKVGFYSAGILELDEAAKGKADWPSPHPCIGCHCLNVRFWFFLDLRWRTDAWVTICATMSIIGVLVAIAIMIYIMIQGCRGRTPEGSQAFSVLLLISCVFLYASILPYSFEASSIICTLRPVITSMSYALVFAVMLSRSLMLATADSEGLVGHVSGLVQSALLFFMVCVQAGLGVQQFLMDPPQFMHTPPPLAGGILYTCSGDRLFFLISHSYVMFLLFLLLLVSPFIIRSRRNYHEGLLFFIATILVVGIWVAWATLYMLMPPIWSDACICLGLAATPTCLLLCIFVPKTYLMVRAAAREALTATPIRALSRPHSAHDLARASSLALYDSISHLPEMTYSQLHPPVHAYTPDPTVHFPQKENPYEMYSHYQPSPHKVTQF; via the exons GTCTAGTGGGCGTGCATGGAGGTGGGCGGTGTGGGCTGGTAGACCCAGCGGGCGTGCAGATGATGGAGGCAGCCCGCTGGACTGCTAGTAAGCTGGGACAAGTCGAGTTCATTCCAGGAACCACAGTTG GTGTGACCACGTATGATACCTGTGGTGGGGACGACGCCGTCCTACGAGCTGGCATCGCAGGTATGGTACAAGGCGGGTACCTGGACGAGACTCAGTGTAACATCCACCCACACGTGGGGGTGTTGCACACGCATCCCGAAAACGAACAGCTTGCGTCGTTTCTAGAG GATCTAGACGTCCCGTCTGTGGGAGTCACTTCGGCGGACCTCACGCCACAGCTTGAGGCTTTGATGCCCCTTCTTCTGCGTCTGAACTGGACCTCTGTGGTCGTCGCAGCGCCCTCTGTAAAG GTTCTAAAACAGTTCGGCCACCTAGCGGCGAGATACCGAATCTGTGTGGGTGCTGAGGCTATTCTACCTTACACCACCAG CGACCAAAAAGTCTACCGGTCAGTCTTGGAGATTCTCGAGACGGGAGAGACGGGAGGCGCCGTTCTGATCGGACCTCAGGACAGATTGCATGCTGCCCTCAGCGCCGCAGCTGTCTTCAACAACACCAGTTTTGACTGGGTCTTGGCGCCGACTGGTCCAATCCAAGAGGACGTGTTTCAAG GTCTCAACAGCGTAGCTTCGGGAGTGTTGGCACTCCGGCGGGCCAGCCAGTCGGTCCCTGAATTTGGGGAGCATTTCAAAAACGTGGCTTCGTTGGACCCGACTTTGTACCCCTATTTTGACCCAGAGGATTACGTAGAGGAACCGGCCGTTTTTCAG GTGGTCGAGGGCGTGTTCAAGATGGGCGCCGGCATCCGTCGGTCGGTGGAGGAGCACTGCGGAGGAAACGGTTGGTGTGCGAACGCAACCCTCTCCTTGTCGGATCCGGAGACGGACGGCCTGGACGTAATAGAGGCTCTCTCTATTAAGTCTCAGAGGCCGAGGTACCAGATTCTCCTGCTGTCCCCCGACGAGAGCACTAGACTCACGTTTACGAAG GTAGGGTTTTACTCCGCCGGAATCCTCGAACTCGACGAAGCAGCCAAGGGCAAGGCGGACTGGCCGAGTCCCCACCCCTGCATCGGATGTCACTGCCTAAATGTCCGGTTCTGGTTCTTCCTTGACCTGAGATGGCGGACGGATGCTTGGGTCACCATCTGCGCTACGATGTCGATCATCGGTGTGCTAGTCGCTATtgcaattatgatttatatcaTG ATTCAAGGATGCCGTGGGCGCACTCCTGAAGGATCTCAAGCCTTCTCGGTGCTCCTCCTGATCTCCTGCGTCTTCCTCTACGCATCTATACTGCCTTATAGCTTCGAGGCTTCCAGTATCATCTGCACACTGCGTCCCGTCATCACCAGTATGTCTTATGCCTTAGTCTTCGCCGTCATGCTGTCACGGTCCCTCATGTTAGCCACTGCAGACTCGGAAGG GTTGGTGGGTCACGTGAGTGGACTGGTGCAGTCAGCTCTTCTTTTCTTCATGGTCTGCGTCCAGGCGGGCCTAGGGGTGCAGCAGTTCCTGATGGATCCGCCACAGTTCATGCATACTCCTCCCCCTCTTGCAGGTGGCATCTTGTACACCTGTTCAGGAGACAGACTCTTCTTCTTGATTTCTCACTCTTACGTCATGTTCctgttgttcctcctcctcctggtgtCGCCGTTCATCATCAGGTCCCGCCGTAACTACCACGAGGGCCTGCTCTTCTTCATAGCCACCATCTTAGTTGTGGGCATCTGGGTCGCCTGGGCGACTCTGTACATGCTCATGCCACCCATCTGGAGCGACGCCTGCATCTGCTTAGGTCTAGCCGCCACGCCGACGTGTCTCCTGCTGTGCATTTTTGTACCAAAGACGTACTTAATGGTGCGAGCAGCCGCCAGGGAGGCTCTCACCGCAACGCCCATTCGCGCGCTTTCCAGACCCCACTCGGCTCACGATTTGGCGCGCGCCTCCTCCCTGGCGTTGTACGACTCGATCTCCCACCTGCCGGAGATGACCTACTCGCAGTTGCATCCTCCAGTGCACGCCTACACCCCGGACCCCACCGTGCACTTCCCGCAGAAGGAGAATCCTTACGAGATGTATTCCCACTACCAGCCATCCCCGCACAAGGTCACTCAGTTTTGA
- the boss gene encoding metabotropic glutamate receptor 3 isoform X1, whose amino-acid sequence MKFKVSLLRRYKRACLPVYAITAPRWWALWASTLLLSPAGSSALWGWSEESSCQMQRSFPPEPSDVYITGLVGVHGGGRCGLVDPAGVQMMEAARWTASKLGQVEFIPGTTVGVTTYDTCGGDDAVLRAGIAGMVQGGYLDETQCNIHPHVGVLHTHPENEQLASFLEDLDVPSVGVTSADLTPQLEALMPLLLRLNWTSVVVAAPSVKVLKQFGHLAARYRICVGAEAILPYTTSDQKVYRSVLEILETGETGGAVLIGPQDRLHAALSAAAVFNNTSFDWVLAPTGPIQEDVFQGLNSVASGVLALRRASQSVPEFGEHFKNVASLDPTLYPYFDPEDYVEEPAVFQVVEGVFKMGAGIRRSVEEHCGGNGWCANATLSLSDPETDGLDVIEALSIKSQRPRYQILLLSPDESTRLTFTKVGFYSAGILELDEAAKGKADWPSPHPCIGCHCLNVRFWFFLDLRWRTDAWVTICATMSIIGVLVAIAIMIYIMIQGCRGRTPEGSQAFSVLLLISCVFLYASILPYSFEASSIICTLRPVITSMSYALVFAVMLSRSLMLATADSEGLVGHVSGLVQSALLFFMVCVQAGLGVQQFLMDPPQFMHTPPPLAGGILYTCSGDRLFFLISHSYVMFLLFLLLLVSPFIIRSRRNYHEGLLFFIATILVVGIWVAWATLYMLMPPIWSDACICLGLAATPTCLLLCIFVPKTYLMVRAAAREALTATPIRALSRPHSAHDLARASSLALYDSISHLPEMTYSQLHPPVHAYTPDPTVHFPQKENPYEMYSHYQPSPHKVTQF is encoded by the exons GTCTAGTGGGCGTGCATGGAGGTGGGCGGTGTGGGCTGGTAGACCCAGCGGGCGTGCAGATGATGGAGGCAGCCCGCTGGACTGCTAGTAAGCTGGGACAAGTCGAGTTCATTCCAGGAACCACAGTTG GTGTGACCACGTATGATACCTGTGGTGGGGACGACGCCGTCCTACGAGCTGGCATCGCAGGTATGGTACAAGGCGGGTACCTGGACGAGACTCAGTGTAACATCCACCCACACGTGGGGGTGTTGCACACGCATCCCGAAAACGAACAGCTTGCGTCGTTTCTAGAG GATCTAGACGTCCCGTCTGTGGGAGTCACTTCGGCGGACCTCACGCCACAGCTTGAGGCTTTGATGCCCCTTCTTCTGCGTCTGAACTGGACCTCTGTGGTCGTCGCAGCGCCCTCTGTAAAG GTTCTAAAACAGTTCGGCCACCTAGCGGCGAGATACCGAATCTGTGTGGGTGCTGAGGCTATTCTACCTTACACCACCAG CGACCAAAAAGTCTACCGGTCAGTCTTGGAGATTCTCGAGACGGGAGAGACGGGAGGCGCCGTTCTGATCGGACCTCAGGACAGATTGCATGCTGCCCTCAGCGCCGCAGCTGTCTTCAACAACACCAGTTTTGACTGGGTCTTGGCGCCGACTGGTCCAATCCAAGAGGACGTGTTTCAAG GTCTCAACAGCGTAGCTTCGGGAGTGTTGGCACTCCGGCGGGCCAGCCAGTCGGTCCCTGAATTTGGGGAGCATTTCAAAAACGTGGCTTCGTTGGACCCGACTTTGTACCCCTATTTTGACCCAGAGGATTACGTAGAGGAACCGGCCGTTTTTCAG GTGGTCGAGGGCGTGTTCAAGATGGGCGCCGGCATCCGTCGGTCGGTGGAGGAGCACTGCGGAGGAAACGGTTGGTGTGCGAACGCAACCCTCTCCTTGTCGGATCCGGAGACGGACGGCCTGGACGTAATAGAGGCTCTCTCTATTAAGTCTCAGAGGCCGAGGTACCAGATTCTCCTGCTGTCCCCCGACGAGAGCACTAGACTCACGTTTACGAAG GTAGGGTTTTACTCCGCCGGAATCCTCGAACTCGACGAAGCAGCCAAGGGCAAGGCGGACTGGCCGAGTCCCCACCCCTGCATCGGATGTCACTGCCTAAATGTCCGGTTCTGGTTCTTCCTTGACCTGAGATGGCGGACGGATGCTTGGGTCACCATCTGCGCTACGATGTCGATCATCGGTGTGCTAGTCGCTATtgcaattatgatttatatcaTG ATTCAAGGATGCCGTGGGCGCACTCCTGAAGGATCTCAAGCCTTCTCGGTGCTCCTCCTGATCTCCTGCGTCTTCCTCTACGCATCTATACTGCCTTATAGCTTCGAGGCTTCCAGTATCATCTGCACACTGCGTCCCGTCATCACCAGTATGTCTTATGCCTTAGTCTTCGCCGTCATGCTGTCACGGTCCCTCATGTTAGCCACTGCAGACTCGGAAGG GTTGGTGGGTCACGTGAGTGGACTGGTGCAGTCAGCTCTTCTTTTCTTCATGGTCTGCGTCCAGGCGGGCCTAGGGGTGCAGCAGTTCCTGATGGATCCGCCACAGTTCATGCATACTCCTCCCCCTCTTGCAGGTGGCATCTTGTACACCTGTTCAGGAGACAGACTCTTCTTCTTGATTTCTCACTCTTACGTCATGTTCctgttgttcctcctcctcctggtgtCGCCGTTCATCATCAGGTCCCGCCGTAACTACCACGAGGGCCTGCTCTTCTTCATAGCCACCATCTTAGTTGTGGGCATCTGGGTCGCCTGGGCGACTCTGTACATGCTCATGCCACCCATCTGGAGCGACGCCTGCATCTGCTTAGGTCTAGCCGCCACGCCGACGTGTCTCCTGCTGTGCATTTTTGTACCAAAGACGTACTTAATGGTGCGAGCAGCCGCCAGGGAGGCTCTCACCGCAACGCCCATTCGCGCGCTTTCCAGACCCCACTCGGCTCACGATTTGGCGCGCGCCTCCTCCCTGGCGTTGTACGACTCGATCTCCCACCTGCCGGAGATGACCTACTCGCAGTTGCATCCTCCAGTGCACGCCTACACCCCGGACCCCACCGTGCACTTCCCGCAGAAGGAGAATCCTTACGAGATGTATTCCCACTACCAGCCATCCCCGCACAAGGTCACTCAGTTTTGA